From a single Planctellipticum variicoloris genomic region:
- a CDS encoding HPP family protein encodes MLGTVADWMNPRFPTLQANVTIAAARAFLVEHAAPDALVVDSAGRLAGVITDYEILKAELIGEAADTPLECLISRVVWTLSPTDDLHVAAARFRDGRHSLAAVIDGDRLIGGLRRQDVLRAVDHYRQQPALRDCVERRFDTPANRFAAPAEHHADFAPACD; translated from the coding sequence ATGCTGGGAACTGTCGCCGACTGGATGAATCCCCGTTTCCCGACGCTTCAGGCGAACGTCACAATCGCCGCCGCCCGGGCCTTCCTGGTCGAGCACGCGGCCCCGGACGCTCTGGTCGTCGATTCCGCAGGCCGGCTGGCCGGTGTGATCACGGACTACGAGATTCTGAAGGCCGAGCTGATCGGCGAGGCCGCGGACACCCCTCTGGAATGTCTGATTTCCCGCGTCGTCTGGACGCTGTCGCCGACGGATGACCTGCACGTCGCAGCCGCGCGGTTTCGCGACGGTCGACACTCGCTGGCAGCCGTGATTGACGGCGACCGGCTGATCGGCGGACTGCGCCGGCAGGATGTGTTGCGAGCCGTGGATCACTACCGCCAGCAACCCGCTCTGCGAGATTGCGTCGAACGGCGTTTCGACACCCCCGCGAATCGATTTGCGGCGCCCGCCGAGCACCACGCCGACTTCGCACCCGCCTGCGACTGA
- a CDS encoding alpha/beta hydrolase family protein translates to MSFAAEVAERCRRVWPETVDRVMGQILLRHFFWYRNHPAAIGDTARTFPDLLSGDLARVFAPIPEALDLATHHAAFIERPWGVAEDLRFASLIDSPHPENNVVWCRRWRPAHEDRGLVVVGCDGIVQVGCRWFTRLSQQLTPAGIGVVMMDSAYNFRRVPAGFRSGQLIVHGDLDHQLSVARQSVLDLWQVIRSLQAEGKRVGLVGCSYGGWLTLMASLLAADLEFAIALAPPVDIAALLESRSPFVHAVQRGLQASPHLIDRWETASRAVRLPLWTPQLPGSAITLHLAEYDRFVPTESIARLAESWGTQLVRHRDAHYRITSRAEVRQQVAAEILQKWRHV, encoded by the coding sequence GTGAGTTTCGCGGCGGAAGTCGCGGAACGCTGCCGGCGGGTCTGGCCCGAGACCGTCGACCGGGTCATGGGACAGATTCTGCTGCGGCACTTCTTCTGGTACCGCAATCATCCGGCGGCAATCGGAGACACGGCCCGTACATTTCCCGATCTGCTCAGCGGAGATCTGGCTCGCGTCTTTGCGCCGATTCCCGAAGCGCTCGATCTCGCCACTCATCATGCCGCGTTCATTGAACGTCCTTGGGGCGTTGCCGAGGATCTGCGATTCGCCAGCCTGATCGATTCGCCGCATCCTGAGAACAACGTCGTCTGGTGCCGCCGCTGGCGACCGGCACACGAGGACCGCGGCCTGGTGGTCGTCGGCTGCGACGGGATCGTGCAGGTCGGGTGCCGCTGGTTTACCCGTCTGTCGCAGCAACTCACCCCGGCGGGCATCGGCGTGGTCATGATGGACTCCGCCTACAACTTCCGACGCGTCCCGGCCGGCTTTCGTTCGGGGCAACTGATTGTCCACGGCGACCTCGACCATCAACTCAGCGTCGCGCGGCAGAGCGTGCTGGATCTGTGGCAGGTGATCCGCAGTCTCCAGGCCGAAGGCAAACGGGTCGGGCTCGTCGGCTGCAGCTATGGCGGCTGGCTGACGCTGATGGCATCCCTGCTGGCGGCGGATCTCGAATTCGCCATCGCGCTGGCGCCGCCGGTCGACATCGCGGCCCTGCTGGAGTCCCGCAGTCCGTTCGTGCATGCGGTGCAGCGGGGGCTCCAGGCCAGCCCGCACCTGATCGACCGCTGGGAAACGGCGTCCCGCGCCGTACGGCTTCCACTCTGGACGCCGCAGCTTCCGGGCTCCGCGATCACGCTGCATCTGGCGGAGTACGATCGGTTTGTGCCGACCGAATCGATTGCGCGGCTCGCGGAGAGCTGGGGGACTCAGCTCGTCCGGCACCGCGACGCCCACTACCGCATCACGTCGCGAGCCGAAGTCCGCCAGCAGGTTGCGGCGGAAATTCTGCAGAAGTGGCGGCATGTCTGA
- a CDS encoding DUF2617 family protein, with amino-acid sequence MLVSFARPEVADLMLRVFDRPLHPELFECHGLARLTHEEGVLEIQLCPAGHLLTFRRGRQVLTEAISERQQSLPQQKRVMEHRLRGCRTQSFPCAGVKYSVGCQLEKLDVDVFQRMHEELLEDSLKADLAQIYPSASRFSPSALSVVRADICDSSLIVHAFHTFPDDCAIVKTQSLIELR; translated from the coding sequence ATGCTCGTGAGTTTCGCCCGGCCGGAAGTCGCAGACCTCATGCTGAGGGTCTTTGATCGTCCGCTTCATCCGGAGCTGTTCGAGTGCCACGGCCTGGCGCGTCTGACTCACGAAGAAGGCGTGCTGGAGATTCAGCTCTGCCCCGCCGGCCACCTGCTGACTTTTCGCCGGGGGCGGCAGGTCCTGACGGAAGCGATCAGCGAGCGTCAACAGTCGCTGCCGCAGCAGAAGCGGGTGATGGAGCACCGGCTGCGCGGCTGCCGGACGCAGTCGTTCCCGTGCGCCGGCGTGAAGTACAGCGTGGGCTGCCAGCTTGAGAAGCTGGATGTCGACGTCTTTCAGCGGATGCACGAGGAACTGCTCGAAGACTCGCTGAAGGCGGATCTGGCTCAGATTTACCCGAGCGCCAGCCGGTTTTCCCCGAGCGCCCTGAGCGTGGTGCGGGCGGATATCTGCGACTCCAGCCTGATCGTGCATGCGTTCCATACGTTCCCGGACGACTGCGCCATCGTCAAGACGCAGTCGTTGATCGAGCTGCGGTGA
- a CDS encoding M24 family metallopeptidase, whose amino-acid sequence MLTQAGCLARRQRLWQALPETMEWVLVADPRHVHYFSNFWVNPLSFSAGERAWLVLERSGKATLLGDNFTLRSRAGEPVVDDEIMVRWYDHQHSVINRDHALLQAAEQYAEKLFGRAGAVEAEWLPVGAFELLGLDHERHSVRREAGDSTKQLPVDLGTVIRRLRRTKEADEIALLKECMRAGEAGQARAREIVRPGVSELEVFLAVQEASIRAAGRAGLIYGDFRAATPTQPKVGGLPTDYKLQAGDLFILDYSVVLEGYRSDFTNTIAVAEPTAEQQHLYDTVMAAMKSGEETLRAGARAADVFDATERPIREAGLAERFKHHAGHGIGLAHPEAPILVPESEDVLVAGDVVTLEPGLYVPGIGGVRNEHNYLITVNGYERLSNHVIALK is encoded by the coding sequence ATGCTGACTCAAGCTGGTTGTCTCGCACGTCGTCAACGCCTGTGGCAAGCCCTGCCGGAAACGATGGAGTGGGTGCTCGTCGCCGATCCTCGGCACGTCCATTACTTCTCCAACTTCTGGGTGAATCCGCTCAGTTTTTCGGCGGGCGAACGGGCCTGGCTCGTGCTGGAACGGTCGGGGAAGGCGACGCTGCTGGGCGACAACTTCACCCTCCGCTCGCGCGCCGGCGAACCGGTCGTCGACGACGAAATCATGGTCCGCTGGTACGACCACCAGCACTCTGTCATCAATCGCGATCATGCGCTGCTGCAGGCTGCCGAGCAGTATGCCGAAAAGCTCTTCGGAAGAGCCGGCGCCGTCGAGGCGGAATGGCTGCCGGTCGGCGCTTTCGAACTGCTGGGGCTCGATCACGAGCGGCACTCGGTCCGGCGGGAAGCCGGCGACTCGACGAAACAGCTTCCGGTTGATCTGGGGACGGTGATCCGGCGACTTCGGCGGACGAAGGAAGCCGACGAAATCGCGCTGTTGAAGGAATGCATGCGGGCGGGCGAAGCCGGCCAGGCCCGCGCTCGCGAAATCGTTCGTCCGGGAGTTTCCGAACTCGAAGTCTTCCTGGCGGTCCAGGAAGCGTCCATTCGCGCCGCGGGGCGTGCCGGACTGATCTACGGGGACTTCCGAGCCGCGACTCCGACTCAGCCCAAGGTGGGGGGGCTGCCGACGGATTACAAACTGCAGGCCGGGGATCTGTTTATCCTGGACTACTCCGTGGTTCTCGAAGGCTATCGGAGCGACTTCACCAACACGATCGCCGTTGCAGAACCGACTGCCGAGCAGCAGCACTTATACGACACCGTCATGGCGGCGATGAAGTCGGGGGAAGAGACACTGCGGGCCGGAGCGCGGGCGGCGGATGTGTTCGACGCCACGGAGCGCCCGATTCGCGAGGCGGGACTGGCCGAGCGATTCAAGCACCACGCCGGTCACGGCATCGGCCTCGCGCATCCCGAAGCGCCGATTCTGGTCCCTGAGAGCGAAGATGTGCTCGTCGCCGGCGACGTGGTGACTCTCGAACCAGGGCTGTACGTCCCCGGCATTGGCGGCGTCCGGAACGAGCACAACTATCTGATCACGGTGAACGGCTACGAGCGACTCAGCAATCACGTGATCGCGCTGAAGTAG
- a CDS encoding NAD(P)/FAD-dependent oxidoreductase, with product MTERVVIIGSGPAGWSAAIYAARANLTPLLFEGAMTQENYQNGTLPLGQLNLTTEVENFAGFPAGNLSQFLDTAIAPDRRKTMAPHGGHGVSGPELMELMKQQALNFGTRVETDDIVNVDLSKRPFVLTTLSGTTVEAHSIIVATGARANYLGLESEDKYKNQGVSACAVCDGALPRFRNKPLVVVGGGDSAMEEASYLTKFASTVYIIHRRDEFRASKIMATRVLENPKINVKWFSKVEEVLGDEKAGVTGVRISNVKSGETEVLEAGGMFCAIGHTPNTAFLKGQVQTDDKGYVVYTEPFRTNTSVEGVFAAGDVADSYYRQAITSAGTGCMAALDAERWLAAQGHH from the coding sequence GTGACTGAGCGAGTGGTGATTATCGGATCCGGGCCGGCCGGCTGGTCGGCGGCCATTTATGCAGCCCGCGCGAACCTCACGCCGCTCCTGTTCGAAGGAGCGATGACCCAGGAAAACTATCAGAACGGGACTTTGCCGCTGGGGCAGCTCAATCTGACGACGGAAGTCGAGAACTTCGCGGGGTTTCCGGCGGGCAATCTGTCGCAGTTTCTCGATACGGCGATCGCCCCGGATCGCCGGAAGACGATGGCGCCGCATGGCGGGCACGGCGTCAGCGGGCCGGAGCTGATGGAGCTGATGAAGCAGCAGGCTCTCAATTTTGGTACGCGGGTCGAGACCGACGACATCGTCAACGTCGATCTGTCGAAGCGTCCGTTCGTGCTGACGACGCTGTCCGGAACGACGGTCGAGGCCCATTCGATCATCGTCGCCACCGGCGCCCGGGCCAATTATCTGGGACTCGAATCCGAGGACAAGTACAAGAACCAGGGGGTTTCCGCGTGCGCCGTCTGCGATGGCGCACTGCCGCGATTCCGCAATAAGCCGCTAGTTGTGGTGGGCGGCGGCGACAGCGCGATGGAGGAGGCTTCGTACCTGACGAAGTTTGCTTCGACGGTCTACATCATCCACCGCCGCGACGAATTCCGCGCCAGCAAGATCATGGCGACGCGAGTGCTGGAGAATCCGAAGATCAACGTCAAGTGGTTTTCGAAAGTCGAGGAAGTGCTGGGGGACGAGAAGGCCGGGGTGACGGGTGTCCGGATCAGCAACGTGAAGTCCGGGGAGACGGAGGTTCTGGAGGCGGGCGGCATGTTCTGCGCCATCGGGCACACTCCCAACACCGCCTTCTTGAAGGGTCAGGTCCAGACTGACGACAAGGGTTATGTCGTTTACACGGAGCCGTTCCGGACGAACACCAGCGTCGAGGGGGTTTTCGCCGCGGGCGACGTGGCCGACAGTTACTACCGGCAGGCAATCACCTCGGCCGGCACCGGCTGCATGGCGGCTCTCGACGCCGAACGCTGGCTTGCCGCCCAGGGCCACCATTAG
- a CDS encoding MFS transporter: MDGAESGRPTRVRFGVVAAACAMSIVLYLDRVCVGIAQPYIAEDLQLSTGQLQWFLSAFFWSYALGQVPAGWFSDRYGPRLMLTIYIVAWSLFTAFLGLSAGFISLVVLRLGMGLAQAGAYPTAAVIVSRWTPISSRARASSFVAFGGRLGGAIAPVLTAALIVAILPLAISSYSEGSLLRPGKVVEWCRVVLSGVETADSKPPSESPQAAISRRLWSLLDDSARQQIRVSAALESPDAASPELQQTVRQLLSDPAFFDDTLFQQVRLQGEARSLANRLGASSTGLSPEETVRLNRLAFEAAYPGVASQVYRFGWRPVMLLYGGISLAVAGWFWLAVRDRPELHPRCNAAERHLIRPESLATASTAAATQPPFPWKVIVQNLSLWGSCGSQFLTNVGWFFLVFSLPAYLAEVHRVSLVQQGWMTMTPVGVGIFGMLIGGWWTDAATRRFGLKWGRRVPLLITRGTAALGYTIPMVLVALVSPETGPKWLPWACVAGFSLVAVSTDLGVAPTWAYCQDVGGKYTGAVLGWGNMWGNLGAAMAPLLYGLVLTSVEGPAAWNALFGLCIGSFVLSGVCALVIDASRPLPIEPETGVA, from the coding sequence ATGGACGGTGCTGAATCCGGTCGGCCGACGCGTGTCCGCTTCGGTGTTGTCGCCGCCGCCTGCGCCATGTCCATCGTCCTCTACCTCGACCGGGTCTGCGTGGGGATCGCCCAGCCGTATATTGCGGAAGACCTGCAGCTCTCGACGGGACAGCTCCAGTGGTTTCTGAGCGCCTTTTTCTGGTCGTACGCGCTCGGACAGGTTCCTGCCGGCTGGTTCAGCGACCGTTACGGCCCCCGGCTGATGCTGACCATCTACATTGTGGCCTGGTCGTTGTTCACCGCGTTTCTGGGCCTTTCCGCGGGCTTCATTTCGCTCGTCGTCCTGCGACTGGGGATGGGGCTGGCTCAAGCGGGTGCGTATCCGACGGCCGCCGTGATCGTGAGTCGCTGGACTCCGATTTCCAGCCGGGCGCGGGCCAGCTCGTTTGTCGCGTTCGGAGGACGGCTGGGGGGGGCGATCGCGCCAGTTCTGACGGCGGCGCTGATCGTCGCCATCCTCCCGCTGGCGATCAGTTCGTACTCGGAAGGTTCGCTCCTGCGGCCCGGCAAGGTGGTTGAGTGGTGCCGCGTTGTCCTGTCGGGCGTTGAGACCGCTGACAGCAAGCCCCCTTCGGAGTCACCGCAGGCGGCAATTTCGCGGCGACTCTGGTCGCTGCTGGATGACTCGGCGCGTCAGCAGATTCGCGTCTCCGCGGCGCTGGAATCCCCGGATGCGGCAAGCCCCGAGCTTCAGCAAACGGTTCGGCAGCTACTCTCGGACCCCGCTTTCTTCGATGACACCTTGTTCCAACAGGTCCGTCTGCAGGGCGAGGCCCGATCACTGGCGAATCGGCTCGGAGCTTCGAGCACGGGACTGTCGCCGGAGGAAACCGTCCGGCTGAATCGGCTGGCCTTTGAGGCGGCGTATCCGGGAGTGGCCTCTCAGGTCTACCGCTTCGGCTGGCGGCCGGTGATGTTGCTCTACGGGGGGATCAGCCTGGCCGTCGCCGGCTGGTTCTGGCTGGCCGTTCGGGATCGCCCGGAGCTTCATCCGCGGTGCAATGCGGCCGAGCGGCATCTGATTCGCCCGGAATCGCTGGCGACGGCATCCACTGCGGCGGCCACCCAGCCGCCGTTTCCCTGGAAGGTCATCGTGCAGAATCTGAGCCTCTGGGGCTCCTGCGGTTCTCAGTTCCTGACCAATGTCGGCTGGTTTTTTCTGGTGTTTTCCCTCCCCGCGTATCTGGCGGAGGTGCACCGGGTTTCGCTGGTCCAGCAGGGCTGGATGACCATGACGCCCGTGGGAGTTGGCATTTTCGGCATGCTGATCGGCGGCTGGTGGACCGATGCGGCGACGCGACGATTCGGCCTCAAATGGGGCCGGCGAGTGCCCTTGCTGATCACACGGGGGACCGCGGCTCTGGGCTATACGATTCCGATGGTACTGGTTGCGCTGGTTTCCCCGGAGACCGGTCCGAAATGGCTTCCGTGGGCCTGCGTCGCCGGGTTTTCTCTGGTGGCGGTATCGACGGACCTGGGGGTCGCCCCGACGTGGGCGTATTGCCAGGATGTCGGCGGCAAGTACACGGGGGCGGTTCTGGGGTGGGGGAATATGTGGGGCAATCTGGGGGCTGCGATGGCGCCGTTGCTTTACGGACTGGTGCTGACGAGCGTCGAAGGGCCTGCCGCCTGGAACGCGCTGTTCGGGCTCTGCATCGGCTCATTCGTCCTGTCGGGCGTGTGCGCTCTGGTGATTGACGCCAGTCGGCCGTTGCCGATCGAGCCGGAAACAGGCGTCGCCTGA
- the panB gene encoding 3-methyl-2-oxobutanoate hydroxymethyltransferase has translation MTVPRFVAAKTQGRKLAVLTAYETAWAEMFDAAGVDAILVGDTLGMVVQGKSTTLPVTLDEMIYHGEIVVRAAKHAMVIVDLPFMSYQVSPQQAVASAGRVLKETGAAAVKLEGGVAQAETIRALAAADIPVMGHIGMRPQSVRKLGSMSRVQRDEEALLADAKAAEEAGAFSIVLELIPRGIAARVTRELSIPTIGIGAGPDCDGQVLVSYDMLGLTNGFRPKFLKQYADLRAVATSAVEAYVAEVKSGAFPGAEHSHD, from the coding sequence ATGACAGTCCCCCGGTTCGTCGCGGCCAAGACTCAGGGCCGGAAGCTCGCCGTCCTGACTGCCTACGAAACGGCGTGGGCGGAGATGTTCGACGCCGCCGGCGTCGACGCCATCCTGGTCGGAGATACGCTCGGCATGGTCGTCCAGGGAAAATCGACCACGCTGCCCGTGACGCTCGACGAGATGATCTACCACGGCGAGATCGTGGTCCGAGCCGCGAAGCACGCGATGGTGATTGTCGACCTGCCGTTCATGTCGTATCAGGTCAGTCCTCAGCAGGCGGTGGCGAGCGCCGGTCGAGTCCTGAAGGAAACCGGCGCCGCCGCAGTGAAGCTGGAGGGGGGCGTCGCGCAGGCGGAGACCATCCGGGCGCTCGCTGCCGCGGATATCCCCGTGATGGGTCATATCGGCATGCGGCCTCAATCGGTGCGGAAGCTGGGATCAATGTCCCGCGTCCAGCGTGACGAAGAGGCCCTGCTCGCGGACGCCAAGGCCGCCGAAGAGGCCGGAGCCTTTTCAATCGTGCTGGAACTGATTCCGCGAGGAATCGCCGCACGCGTGACCCGCGAGCTGAGCATTCCGACGATCGGCATCGGCGCCGGCCCCGATTGCGACGGGCAGGTGCTCGTCAGCTACGACATGCTCGGATTGACGAACGGCTTCCGGCCGAAGTTCCTGAAGCAATACGCCGACCTGCGCGCCGTCGCTACGTCGGCCGTCGAAGCCTATGTCGCGGAAGTGAAATCGGGAGCATTCCCGGGAGCCGAACACTCCCACGACTGA
- a CDS encoding WD40 repeat domain-containing protein — protein MLLCGGIAAVLVIVGWSVEVEDWQLTTAMQAGAEAKARPDQPIYRIDLAPDENAAWIRRGDSGIDKVSLATGHVLDSIPTAGQYVPDAAHSRDGRVHAWSTAPRFLTISRDAVILVDEAEIDTIENVSLTSNGSRAAAIDTFGRILIWNLTESPPSRNPLMLEAIPQHVEWSPDGERLVAGCGNGLVSLLRSDGRTVWARNYDQHSTTALAWSPGGACVVVGQQGGDIIALNAEDGALRWRSRQDSIQVSAVTFSPDGERLAVSGFDRSVVVISAGDGRRLQRMPGHYDMVSALQFLPDGDQILSGSLDGTLRIWSASAGRQLRKM, from the coding sequence TTGTTACTCTGCGGCGGCATCGCGGCAGTCCTGGTGATCGTCGGCTGGTCCGTCGAAGTCGAAGACTGGCAATTAACGACGGCGATGCAGGCCGGGGCGGAGGCGAAAGCCCGTCCGGATCAGCCAATCTACCGGATCGACCTGGCGCCCGATGAGAATGCCGCCTGGATCCGGCGCGGAGACTCAGGCATCGACAAGGTTTCGCTGGCCACCGGCCATGTGCTGGATTCGATTCCGACCGCCGGCCAATATGTTCCCGACGCCGCACACAGCCGTGATGGACGGGTTCATGCCTGGAGCACCGCTCCGAGATTTCTCACCATATCTCGTGACGCCGTCATTCTGGTCGACGAAGCAGAGATCGATACGATCGAGAACGTGTCGTTGACTTCGAATGGATCGCGTGCGGCCGCGATCGATACGTTTGGCAGAATTCTGATCTGGAATCTGACGGAGTCGCCGCCGAGCCGGAATCCCTTGATGCTGGAGGCGATCCCTCAACACGTGGAGTGGTCGCCCGACGGGGAGCGGCTGGTCGCCGGCTGCGGCAACGGACTGGTATCGCTGCTGCGGTCGGATGGCAGGACGGTCTGGGCGCGAAACTATGACCAGCATAGCACTACCGCCCTGGCGTGGTCGCCGGGCGGGGCTTGCGTGGTCGTGGGACAGCAAGGAGGCGATATCATCGCGCTAAACGCGGAAGACGGCGCGCTCCGGTGGCGGTCCCGGCAGGATTCGATTCAGGTGAGCGCGGTAACGTTTTCGCCGGACGGGGAGCGGTTGGCGGTCTCGGGATTCGATCGATCCGTGGTCGTCATCTCGGCGGGCGACGGGCGACGATTGCAGAGGATGCCGGGACATTACGACATGGTGAGCGCTCTGCAGTTTCTCCCCGACGGCGACCAGATCCTGTCGGGGAGTCTGGATGGTACGCTCCGGATCTGGTCCGCCAGCGCCGGGCGTCAGTTGCGAAAGATGTGA
- a CDS encoding WD40 repeat domain-containing protein: MLLFKRTAKDAGRVSRSGFLGIECLRELCLLCGGIAVVMGLINGAADTGRDQLTTAMRAGAAAEAQPDLPIYRIDLMSNPNVVWIKRGDVGIEQVSLVTGQVLDRVPTFACNVAASAHSRDGRVHACGTNPGGLTIVRDGITLVDEPDPAVTGSVVNLTVAADGSRVAAADDKQRILIWNLAASPPDRLAIRLETSPVLVDWSVDGKRLLVGCGNGVVKMFSADGELVWSQKPDDHRTTAIAWSQDGTRVAVGQYGGNIIVLDARDGGLQWRSWHDSIQVSSVTFAPDGERLAASGFDRTVDVVSAADGRRLQRMPGHYDMVRALQFLPDGDRILSGSLDGTLRIWSASAGRQLQKM; this comes from the coding sequence ATGTTGCTGTTCAAGAGAACCGCGAAGGATGCTGGACGCGTCTCGCGGTCTGGATTTCTCGGCATCGAGTGCCTCCGCGAGCTGTGCCTCCTCTGCGGGGGAATCGCAGTCGTCATGGGTCTGATCAATGGGGCCGCGGACACCGGTCGCGATCAGTTGACGACGGCGATGCGGGCCGGCGCGGCGGCGGAGGCGCAGCCGGATCTGCCGATCTACCGCATTGACCTGATGTCGAACCCGAACGTGGTCTGGATCAAGCGCGGGGATGTGGGCATCGAACAGGTGTCGCTCGTCACCGGGCAGGTGCTGGACCGGGTCCCGACGTTCGCCTGCAATGTCGCTGCGTCGGCTCACAGCCGTGACGGGCGAGTCCATGCCTGCGGGACGAATCCCGGCGGACTGACGATCGTTCGCGACGGGATCACGCTGGTGGACGAGCCCGATCCTGCCGTGACCGGTTCGGTGGTCAATCTGACGGTGGCTGCCGACGGCTCGCGGGTCGCCGCTGCCGACGATAAGCAGCGGATTCTCATCTGGAACCTGGCGGCCTCGCCGCCGGACCGACTGGCGATTCGCCTGGAAACGTCTCCGGTGCTGGTGGACTGGTCGGTCGATGGGAAGCGACTGCTCGTCGGCTGCGGAAACGGGGTCGTGAAGATGTTTTCGGCGGACGGCGAACTCGTCTGGTCGCAGAAGCCGGACGATCACCGGACCACCGCAATCGCCTGGTCGCAGGACGGGACTCGAGTTGCCGTCGGTCAGTATGGCGGCAACATCATCGTCCTCGACGCGCGGGACGGCGGGTTGCAGTGGCGGTCGTGGCACGATTCGATCCAGGTCAGCTCCGTGACGTTCGCCCCGGACGGGGAGCGGCTGGCCGCTTCGGGCTTCGATCGCACCGTGGACGTCGTCTCGGCCGCCGACGGGCGGCGCCTGCAGAGGATGCCGGGGCACTACGACATGGTTCGCGCGCTGCAGTTTCTGCCCGACGGGGACCGCATTCTGTCCGGAAGTCTGGACGGTACGCTCCGCATCTGGTCCGCCAGCGCCGGGCGACAACTCCAGAAGATGTAG